A window of Daucus carota subsp. sativus chromosome 2, DH1 v3.0, whole genome shotgun sequence genomic DNA:
CTCATTAGCAGTATATATCTGAGTTTCCTTTCCTCAACGACCTAACGACACGAATCTAAAAGAAATTTATACCTTTAAAACGGCTAGTTGAAGCTTGAACACATTTTAGATGTCATAGATATAgtaatttacaaattttaaGAGAACAAGAAAGCAATCTGGAACTGTACCTCCCTATTTGACTTCTTTTCTTCGGAGAAGATGGACCTCCCTCTACGTGATCTTCCAGAAAAGTTTGAAGACGGAGATTGGAAGAAGTCATCCTCAACATAAACAGGCTGACAAGCAAGAACAGAATTAATTAAGAAAGTATGCAGGGGAAAAAAAGTGTATTTGCTAGATAACAAAATTTTATGCAGATAGTAGAATTGATTTATGCTGGGGCAGTTCAAGTTCAGCGATTATATCAAAGCAGTTGCATCCTTTATGTCAAATTATATTGGAGTACTGATAATATGGAGATATACATTACCATGGCCGCGGAAGTAGTTTTCCCAACATGATCAACATTATCTTGGTCTAGAAAATATCCCTCCTGAGTTGAATTCATCTTATCAAGTTGATCCCCTACTTCAAGCTTGCTGAACTTTTCATTTATTGAAACAATATCAAAGTCCTCTGTGAAATTGATGACATCATTTGATGCCTGAAAGGTAATTTGGAGCATAAATCTTTGTTAATATGTAAAAATGTTAGAAGTTTCATGTTCTTCGCCACCTAATGGATGTTAATAAATTTAACATGAAAACAATAAACCATTAATCAGTAACGGCAACAAAATCAAACTAAGCAGAGAATTTACACAGTGTCCTCGCCCTCTTTCACTTCCTCCTCTACTACTGTGATGACTGTTTAAATGATCTTCATGTATCTAAAAGAAACTAAATATAAGAAGACAAATGAATGTCTGAGACATTTATCCAACTACAGTAATCCACTTTAAAGTTGACAGTAGAGAAAGCATAAATGGTTCTTGACAAGTATATCACTTTATTGGCTAAGTTCAGTTAAATTCCTGAAATCTCGTCAACTTGGATGATTAATgtaatgtatgtgtgtgtatgtgtgtgtattaagaTTGTAGAATACACAAGTCTAAAAACAATAAGCAGCATAAAAATACTTGATTTCTTGCCATCCCTTCCCCTCTTATTTCATCCAAGCCTTTGGTTGAAAGCAAGTATTCGTAACCTATGATCAATGTAGGTCAAATTTAGTTGGCACACTGCTTTATGCTGATGATTAAGGGAGAGCATTAGCGTATAGGCATTGATGCACAAAGAGATTATCTTAGATGCACTAGGATGAGGTGTGAAGAGATTCATTTTACTATTTTAGTATGGTTTTGGATAGTTTAGCTTCATATCAACTTAAAGCTCATATGATGAAACTGGTGGACCACAAGCAGTTTATATCATATGGTCTTAGGAGTTTTACATGCTAGAGGAGTTAGAATCCATTTCAAGTTCTATATAAGCTCGAGATAAGAAACCGGGATCATATAAAACTGACAATTCATAAGTTGTTGGACTAAATCAGAAAAAACATCTATTCTCTACACAATTCCGGAATCACAGGAACCTTGTGTGTAAAGAACAAGTTTATTTACACATGACTACATGAGTTAATGAGAGCAATATACCTTGTAGTCCAGTGATGTTGGTAGAGGCAAAATTGGTGCCTGAGCTCCTGGAAGTGTTTGTAATGGTCGTTCAGTAAATGATACGTGCACATTGTTTTGAACTGACTGTGAGGACTGGTTGGAGGACACTACAGCTGTTGCAGGCTGCAAAAACTGATCTGGTGTAACCAAAGGCGGTGTTAATCCCCTGTTTAGGAAAGAACCTGGTGCAAAAGCGAAATGCTGGTCAGATTCCAAGACATTAAATGACATAGCTGGATCTGTAGTTTTAGGTAGGATAGTGCCACCTGTAGAAAAGGCACTCTCATCCAAAATAGTTCTTGGCGGAGTTACCAGTTGCAGACTAGTTGTGGTTATTTTATCAGAATGAAGGCCTTGAATTGGACCAGTGTTAGGCTTTATAAGTGTTGATAAGTCTGTAGGTAAGGCAGAAGACTGCAAGGGAAACAGTGAATGCAAAGCTGGAGTGACAGGGCTAAAAGATGgcagcaaaggaggcattgtaTCTAATAAAGGTGAAGCAGGTGCATTTGAAGACCTATTAGGTATAGATGCACTTGTTGAAGGATATGGAATTGTTTGATGCACAGAAGGTAGTGCCAAAAATCCAGATGGTGGTTGGAGCAAGGACTGCTGTTGGGTTTGAAACCCATCTGAGGGCGCTTGAAATCCTTTAATATACACCGGTGCAGACAAATAATCATTTGTGGTGGAATATGGATATAATGAACCACATGAGCAACAACTTCCACCTGGCTGATATATGGGAACACTGCTTTCTGGTGCTGACTTAGGGAGTCCCAGCTGAGAGGTGGAAATTAAAAACTTGTTTAGATCTAGTATTAGGACAAGGCAAGCTGGTATTTGTTGCTGCTTCATGAGGAATATAAGACTGAATATGTGACAAAATAATGTTTGGAGCagaaaaatataactaatcaaTCACTaccaaatataatttataaacaatctCTACCGACAAAAAATCATTACCTTGGGATAGTGAAATTGAAACTTAAATTTGATTTACAATATGGTAGACTACATACATTACAGAAGTGTTATTAACATTATGTATGATTACCCTGTCACTCGGCTATTAAAATTTACGGAGTTTAGGACCTCAGGCAACTATCTGAGAGTGACCTCCGGGCCAGCAATCCCGTATGTGAATAAATATATGCAAGAAAAGACTGACCTATACATGGTAAGTGAAAGTATTAAGATATATCCTCTTACCTGAATGATGGCAGGATCATTGTATATAGATGTTGTTGTCTGAATAAGTGGAGAAGATTTGACTTGCAAATCCTGAAAATGAATGTAAGTTCAGAATAAATGCCATCAACAAAAACAGTTTTTatcaacttaaatttaaatcacaaTATCTTTTCAGATTAAGAGTAATCTAAAACATGCCAAAGTACAGCATTTAGTCATATATGCATTTGAAATCAAGACCATATAGAAATCCGTTTCAGTTCACAACCATTGCATTATAACAGCAGCAAGCCTAAATGTCCAACAGAAACAAGGAGATATAATCATAATGAGAAATGGCATATTatgttaaattaataaaaattggaAACCAGTGTTAGGGTGGTATGCAGTATGCTTACTAAAACACAATTATAAGAACAAGAAATATCCATTTACAGTTAAAACCTCCTGAGGATTGATTAACAGATAAGAAGTCTCTCTGAGGCTGCAGTGTCCTAATGTATGCACTCACTTTTTTGGTACTCTGTCTGTCTGTCATATCAACTCAAGGATGATATCTTTATGAGTTATGGCATATGTGAATATGCAGGTCTTAAAGCTCCTGCAGATACTGAATATATTATCAATCACACGCGATGCAAAAACATGATTGACAATGGTTAATGATTTTCTATCAACTGAAGGGTACAAGAGAAGTCAGCAGCTTAAGCAGTTGAACATTAAACTTTTAAGAAGTGACACTCTCCATTGGTTTAGGAATTAACGTAAGCTCAATGCCATATTTGTCCAGTCATataagaaaaattaatatatctaGAAAGAACATAGATTGAAATTAATTCAACACATACAAGCAATACCTTTATGTCACTCCCCCGAAACAAAATGTACTCATAAATTTGGTCACTTGGAGGAATTTGTGGTCCCTTTTTACGTCCCTCGGTACCAAATGATTTAACTGCaaagtttttttcttttaagaatTATACATAATGGAAcaaatttatttgtaaaaacAAGTAAACAATAGATAAAGGTAAAAATCAAGTATTAATAAGTCCGCTAATCGGCTCAACTACTAATTTTGGGAATACATACACAATAATAGTATGTACACCGCAATGAAGTATTGTCTAATTTCCTGATGACTTATTTAAGATAAAAGAAAGCTTGTGAAGAAGATATTCAGTAGTACATTCATGTTTAAAATTGATGATGTGAGGTCAAGGCTTTACAAATGTCCACATATTAATAATGCTTAATTGACTAAAGGGGAAACGAAATGATGCCAAGTGAGAAAATCATCCAATTTGTTTCAACTTCTGCCATTTTCAAAGTCATTAAAGGACTAGAAACGAgtttttagtatatatattCGTTTTGATAATTTAACACACGCACACACCTACCGGCTTTAACAAGGTTCAAACTTCGAACCCTCGACATCCCATATAGGGAGCAACGGAGATATCACTGAACCAAGATTACTAGCACATATATGTCAAAAGCACATAATAGGAACCTAGGTAAAAAAACCCTTTGTCAATGTGATCACACACCATTAACTCTTACAAAACAACCAGAAAACACGCCACATTGCTCGATTAAACACACAGAAAGACTCGATTAAACACGGAAGATGAAATAGTGAAGGGGGAACGAATGAAGTACCATTATTTAAAGCGAGGGTTGATTCTTGAGTGTTGAGATTAACAAGAATGCCCTCGTATCTGATCTCAGACTTCGAAGTTATGCTTATTTGCATTCCTATATATGCATATGTATCTGCTGCTGCTgatgttaaatttaaaaatctagaTGAGCCTTCCATAGCCATATATTGCTTGCTTTCCTTCTTCCACAGAGAGCTTGCTCCAGAGTAAAACTAGAATATCTGAAAATTATGTTGTAATAAAACGAGAGTGTtgtgtaatttttttcttaactataaattttatcaaatgttCTAAAATTACActgtattttttagaaaaaattggtttcgataataatataataaaagataaTTAGTGTTTAGATTAGCCTTGTGTATTAAAAAACAGCCTCAGATCAATAGAAGATATcatcaataaatttaaatagaAAGAAAATGAATGAGAAATCCGCGTAGAGCTACCAAGGCGGTGGTGCACAAATTTGATTCCATGACGTCCCAGATTTTCACCGCAAAATTTTGCCGAAATTTAGGTGCCAAATTTATTTTCGGCTACTAGATATTTACAAATATGTTTATGTTTAGTTGGTTGCTTAGATCATAGAGTTTTTTGTGTTGTCATTTTGTTGCCTGACATGCTTACCTCTCAGAAGAAGCTGTGGTCGGATTGGTCCCTCTCCGAACCGGCCGGTCAGGATTATGATGAAAATTTGGATAAAGAGAGTAATGTGGATGAACAAAGTATGATGAACATGAGAAAGAAATTATCTGAGCTCGAAAACGAGGTTAGTGGAATAACTCCTACAGAtggatattattttgtttttatgtttggATAATCaattgatgttttcattttttaaattaatatgggGATGATTTTGTTAATTTGCATTGTAGCAGCTTTATGATTACCAGTATCAGATGGGGCTTCTTTTGATGGAGAGAAAGGAGTGGATTGCGAATTATGAAAAACTTCAGCAAGCATTTGCGGAAACTAGAGACAGCCTTAACCAGAAGCAAGCAGCCATATCTGATATGGAGAAGCGAGAAGAAGATTTGAGGAAAGCATTAGGTGTTGAGAAGCAGTACGTCGTTGATGTATGATATTCACGTATACCCTTCCTCTGACAGCTTACGGTTTTACTAAAACTATATTCTTACTGGTGCACAAGACCATGTAAATTTACACTGATATGGAATGTTATTTGCCGTGGCAGTTGGAGAAGACTTTGCATAAAATGCACTCACAGCACGCAGAAATTAAGTTTACATCTGATTTGAAGTTGGTTGAAGCAAATGCTCTGGTCAGAGGTATCCGGGATAAATCTTTAGAGGCAGAATCCAAGTTGCGCGCTGCTGATGCCAAGGATGTTGATCTGAGCAGAAAGAATTTAGAGATTGATAGGAAATTAAATGAGGTGGACGTTAAAGAAGATGAACTTCAAAGGGAACGATTATCGTTCAACTCAGAGTAAGACCTGGATGAAGCCTAACTATCTACTATTGTACATTTATACTCCTGTAATATGTGTTGCATTCAACTCTTTAAGTTGAACTATATATATCCTTTTCCAGGCGTGAAGCACAAACAAGTGATATATGCAAACAAAGAGATGACTTGTGGAAATGGGAAAGAAAACTGCAGGAGGGTGAACAGAAGCTAGAGGACGTTCAGAGATTACTCGACCAAAGAGAGAAATTAGCTGATATAAGAAAAAGAGTTGAAGAACTAACTTTCAGAGAGAAGGCAAGTTGGGTACAAGTACAATAATATTTGGCATTTCTGTGTTTGAGTTTGAGGTTTACATTTGTTTCCTTTAATGTAGGAATCTGATGCCAAGAGAAAAGGCCTGGAGATTAAAGAGAAGGAATTACTTGAATTAGAGGAAAAACTTAATGTCAGAGCAAACAGCATGGAGGAGAAAGTTTCAAAACGCGAACAAGACCTATATAGAAAAACTGCCAGATTAAAGGAAAGAGAGAAGGATTTTGAATCTAAGTTAACGGACTTAAAGGAAAAGGAGAAATCTCTTAAAGTTGAGGAGGAAAAAACGGAGaaggaaaaggaaaaaataattttggagGAGGAGAGATTGTTTAGTCTTAAAGCTCAAATTGAAAAATCTAGAGAAGACATGGAAGAAGAGCGACAGAGGATAAAAAACGAGAGTGAAATTCTTAAATTAACAGAAGAAGAGAGGTTGGGACATTCCCTCTTGCAGCTGGAACTAAAACAAGAGATTGATAAATGCAAATCTCAGAGAGAACAGCTTCTCGAGGAACGAGAAGATTTGAAGCAGGAAAGGGACAGGTTTGAGAAAGAGTGGGAACATCTGGATGAAAGAATAAGGTTATCTGATGAAGAAAGAGACAaagaaattaaagaaataaattatttaaagggAGTCGTGGCAAAAGAAATGGAAGAAGTGAGATTGGAGAGTTCAAGAATAGAGAATGAGAAACAGGAAATAAAAACGAATCAGATGCATCTCGATGAGAAGTGGATTGAAATGAGGAGAAACAATGATGAACTTGTTAGTCTGAGTAACAAGCTGAAGGAACTACGTGAACAATTCTTCAAGGAAAAAGAGCAGTTTCTTACATTTGTTGAGAAGCATAAGAGCTGCAAGAATTGTGGTGACCCGTTTCCGGAGTTTGTTCACTCAAATCTCCAGTCTCCAGCTTCCCTGGATGCCATGAAAACCCCTACACTGCCACACTTGACGGATCTTTATTCAAAAGGTCACGGGAGCATTCATGACAGGCCGGGTAGTGAGGCAACATCAAGAGCAGTGGATTCAGGATCTCCGGCCTCAACTGGAACCATGTCCTGGCTTCAGAAATGCACTTCAAAGATCTTGACTTTATCAACCGGAAAGAAAAATGATCCTGCTTACACCAATCATAACTTCTCAACAAAGCATGTCCATTTAGAATCACCGCTAGAGAGACTATATAGCTCTGATGATTCAGAGCTGCAGTTTGGAGTTGCAGAGGACAATCTTGATCTTAAACAAATGCAATCTAACAACAGCATTAGGGAGGTTGGAAATGGATCAAATCCAGATGTTAATGAACAAAGCAAAAGCAATGGAGAGCCACATAATGTTGTTGAGGCTTCTCAGCATTCTGATCAGAAATTAGACCCGCCTAGGCGCGGAAAAAGAGGCAGAGGTAAAGCTAACGTAAGACACACGGTGAAGACAAATGTTACAGACGTCAAACTTAGAGGCAATGTTCCTGAGCTCAACAAGAATGAACATACTAAAAGGGATCAGGCTGGTAGGAAAATGCAAAGGAAGAGGAGCCGTCCATACTCTTCCCGGAGAAAACAAAGTGACAGTGACTACACTTACAGTGGAGGGGATTCTGATAGTAATATTACTCTAGGACGTCGCAAGAGGAGAAATATAGTTGTTCCACCTTTACAAACCACTAGTGCGCAGCCTTACAATTCACCTGTACAAACCACTAGTGGGCAGCGTTACAGTTTCCGGCAACGTGGGACATAGGTTTCCTGTTTTAAACGTTAGCATCCTAACTCCCCGACCAATGACTTCCATCAACTTGCCAGGATTTTGATACCAATAAAGTACAGGTAACCGAGAAAGGGTAACCAGCACAGAGATGCGGATTTAAGTATAACAATCGATATACAGAAACACATTTTTTCTCTAAACTAAGGCATATATAAATAACAATTTATAGGTGTCTCCTTCTgtctatcatatatatatacaagccCTGAATTGTAAAGAGGGCACACTATTTACCTTAATAGCGAACATAAAATTACATGTCCAGGCTATCTGAATTGTGAATATGGTACTAGTACAGAATAATTATTGGGGAATCCTTGGCTCGCTCAGTGTATCAAACTGACTCGGCCACACTATCTGAAATGCTGCTACATGGATTGTGAAGATGGTACAAAATCATCATTGAAGAATGTTTGGCTCGCCTCAGCGTATCAAACTGATAATTGTTACTCTGACAAAAGCTCAAAAATGTTTCTCTACTAGCAAAGATTTTATTATCTAAAGTGACGTCATTGTCTTCAGTGTCACATGGAACATCATCTACAACACCCTGAAAATGTAAACAGATAGGATTAAAATACAAGAAACTATGTAGATAGACAGGGAAGATGTgccataaaaatatatatcgacAGAATTGATGAATCTAAACGAAAATATTGGCGTTTCAGATATACCTCAGAAAGTACATGCTTTTCACCAGTATAGGATATGTGTATCTTTTTGTGCTCAAGCTTCTGCTCCTCGTTCAAGCATCTGCAGCACAAACCAAGTGAATAACCGTTAAAACTATAAGCATGACACCATCACTTTTTGTCGATCATTTTCAATCCCtgctaaatatttaatataaccCCCAAAAAGAAAATACTATATccttataataataatactacctccgtttcaaattagatgtccactttaaaaaaatcacatagtttaagaaaagtgaagaaaagtagttgttcacaaattaattgcactAAATAAGCATAATATGTGatgtgagattgatctaggaaatataaataagagatatgtggaggaaaattgactttggaaatatgattttgcattgaaagtggaagtggacaagtaatttgaaacaaaaaattttcttcaaagtggacatgtaaattgaaacggagggagtatcacatTATTGCCACAATAATTAATATAggaagtatatatacatatttaatttgCAAAGATGAAGAGAAAAAGTTTTACCTTGAGCAAATGTTAAACTTTTTGCATTTGCTGCAAAACCACCGAACTCCAGATAAAATTGCTTCATTGCAACGTATGCAACTGTGCTGCAAATTTACAATGATAAACTTTTTCTTGTCTTTAGAGATTGCGTCGCCCAgctatattcaagaaattcatcCAGATGAGAGAAAATTAGAACGACCACTTATAATAAGTGTTCCTATGACTTCAAGATGGTTCTCAAAGTTAAAAATTGCAAGAATGTTTTAAGAGTTGGCTCTTAGCTATATAAGAAATTAATTTAGATTGCATCACATGTTATATAGGCCACAAATAATTGTCAAAAGAAAAGGTTAAGCACGTACTTTGTCCATCACCAGCACATCTTTTCTGCTTGCGCCACCAGATGAAGGGTTGCAGCCCATGGCTTTCAGGGCTGCTTTTGTTAATTTAGGTTCTTTACCTTCTTTTTCCAATGTCCCTGCTATATATTCAGCAGTACTTGACCAATAAGAACCTTCAAAATATGGCAAATGAGCTGCAGTTTTTGTGGTGCAACCTCCAGGAGAAACAAAGAAGTGATCATAAAAATTTGTGTAATGTACTGCAATGTTCTCCTTTAAAGCCTTTTTGAGCATCAGCTCGTACCTGTAAAAATGAAGACATACCATTTATTCAATACTTAATGTAAAATCATAGATGATAGCATGTAGGTACCTGGAAAAGACTACAAATGACATGTCCTGCATGGTTGTCATTACTCAAATTGCCTTGCAAACATGTAAAATGCAACATATCTGCGTGCAAATCATttgcaaaataataaaaaattaccaTTGTTGCAGCTTATCTGCCTTCGGTAATTTCTGACTCTCTGGATggcaatataaaatataatcttctCCTTTTAAAGGTGGACATGCCCATATATAGCAGGTTGAAAAGCCACGTTTTTTGCAATAGTCAAGGTACCCAATCTGTTGGAGACAATATAGGAATGCAATTAGACATGCTCTACTGCGCATCAACTTGTGAAGTAGACATATGAAGTGAACAGACATTAAAGATAAAAGCATATACCAATATTTCATGGTACACTAAGGTACGTAGAGCTTCCCCGGTCATTGTTTTCATCTTAGGCCTCAAGTACTTGATGGAATCAATATAAGAGATGTAGACACAACGCCGATTTGGTTGTTCACAATTTGATCCAAACTCCTGAACGTACATTCCAAAAAGGCAAACATCTACCCCTTCTATTTTCTGAAATAGAAGTATCACCTAATTACGACAAAAAAGAAAGTATGTTGAGTCacatgaaaatgaagatgagtTAACGCTATAAAACAAAGGAAGAAGAGTCTACAATCTCAATCATGCAAATACACTTTGTCTAACCTTTGATCTGTAAGGGAACTGCGCGGGATAATCACTTCCATTGAAGATATCCAAAAATTTCTTGTTCACTTCCAATTTTTGATCAACTGATAATACCACTCTGACAGCAAAATCGGCCTCTCCAGGTACCTTGCATAGGAAAATATTAGCTAAATGAGATTAACACCaagaaatatacatattattccAGATAAATAACAACTATTTCAGATCTAAGGTCCATGGTTGAGTGACTATTCATGTTATTCATATTCGATTACAAGCAAGGTAGAGTTGTTATAGTAAAGTAAGTTTTTGCTTACCATGCATACACTAAATTAATGTTTCATGTCAAAACCATAATTAAAGCTAATGAGAAACTGTCTTCTGTGCTTACCGTTTTAAATTTTCAAGATAATTCAACCAATGACAGCGTaaacaaaacttgaaaaacatgcacaattatgaaataaaataacttaaaaaataaatccaatACTATATACTTACCTCACCAAGACTTTTATTATCTTCTCTTTCTTTTCTCAGACGTTTAAACAATCTTTCCTCAACGTGATCACTAAGCATACTACGAGGGAGATCTTTTGCATACAAAGAAGTAGCTTTTGGCAAGGGCTGACCTTCTCCACTTTCCAATTCTTGTATCCAGCATTTTGGACAGATGTAAACTGCTTCTCCACCGagatctttttttttattgtagagTGCACATATCTGGTGTTGCCATCCTTTACATTTATCACATTCGACCCACTGCACAACACAATAGTCATAAGGGATAAGAGTTTGAccacaataaaactttaaaacataataaacgATTATGCTTACTGGTTCTCCAATATTTTTAatgttcttcttcttcagcAAGTTGGCCTTGGGGAAGGAAAGAATACACTTGCGAGAGACTCGATAGCAAGAAGtgcaaaaataatgttttaCATCCGACCCCTCTGATGCCACATAGTAATTCGAATCATGTTTAATAGGAGATTTGCAACACGAACAATATATAGGCGCAGGTGCAAATTCTAGCTTATCCATTGCACACAACTGG
This region includes:
- the LOC108208440 gene encoding protein decapping 5, translated to MAMEGSSRFLNLTSAAADTYAYIGMQISITSKSEIRYEGILVNLNTQESTLALNNVKSFGTEGRKKGPQIPPSDQIYEYILFRGSDIKDLQVKSSPLIQTTTSIYNDPAIIQLGLPKSAPESSVPIYQPGGSCCSCGSLYPYSTTNDYLSAPVYIKGFQAPSDGFQTQQQSLLQPPSGFLALPSVHQTIPYPSTSASIPNRSSNAPASPLLDTMPPLLPSFSPVTPALHSLFPLQSSALPTDLSTLIKPNTGPIQGLHSDKITTTSLQLVTPPRTILDESAFSTGSFLNRGLTPPLVTPDQFLQPATAVVSSNQSSQSVQNNVHVSFTERPLQTLPGAQAPILPLPTSLDYKASNDVINFTEDFDIVSINEKFSKLEVGDQLDKMNSTQEGYFLDQDNVDHVGKTTSAAMPVYVEDDFFQSPSSNFSGRSRRGRSIFSEEKKSNRETFASSAHRGGHCGRGHGHSGHDHSGDGPDSGDHGLSLDGYGCTRVGRRFGHWRHSRDGRRSRRSYGYNERRGWGHHAT
- the LOC108207715 gene encoding nuclear matrix constituent protein 1-like produces the protein MLTSQKKLWSDWSLSEPAGQDYDENLDKESNVDEQSMMNMRKKLSELENELYDYQYQMGLLLMERKEWIANYEKLQQAFAETRDSLNQKQAAISDMEKREEDLRKALGVEKQYVVDLEKTLHKMHSQHAEIKFTSDLKLVEANALVRGIRDKSLEAESKLRAADAKDVDLSRKNLEIDRKLNEVDVKEDELQRERLSFNSEREAQTSDICKQRDDLWKWERKLQEGEQKLEDVQRLLDQREKLADIRKRVEELTFREKESDAKRKGLEIKEKELLELEEKLNVRANSMEEKVSKREQDLYRKTARLKEREKDFESKLTDLKEKEKSLKVEEEKTEKEKEKIILEEERLFSLKAQIEKSREDMEEERQRIKNESEILKLTEEERLGHSLLQLELKQEIDKCKSQREQLLEEREDLKQERDRFEKEWEHLDERIRLSDEERDKEIKEINYLKGVVAKEMEEVRLESSRIENEKQEIKTNQMHLDEKWIEMRRNNDELVSLSNKLKELREQFFKEKEQFLTFVEKHKSCKNCGDPFPEFVHSNLQSPASLDAMKTPTLPHLTDLYSKGHGSIHDRPGSEATSRAVDSGSPASTGTMSWLQKCTSKILTLSTGKKNDPAYTNHNFSTKHVHLESPLERLYSSDDSELQFGVAEDNLDLKQMQSNNSIREVGNGSNPDVNEQSKSNGEPHNVVEASQHSDQKLDPPRRGKRGRGKANVRHTVKTNVTDVKLRGNVPELNKNEHTKRDQAGRKMQRKRSRPYSSRRKQSDSDYTYSGGDSDSNITLGRRKRRNIVVPPLQTTSAQPYNSPVQTTSGQRYSFRQRGT